From one Melioribacteraceae bacterium genomic stretch:
- a CDS encoding isocitrate/isopropylmalate family dehydrogenase: MRKIVSLPGDGIGKVVLPEAIRVLDAAGFQAEYVHGDIGWEFWCKEGNALPDRTIKLLEEHKIGLFGAITSKPKDDAVNELSPDLKNKGYVYFSPIVGLRQHFNLDICIRPCKAFKGNPLNFIRKDAKGGFEEPAVDSVIFRQNTEGMYGGIEWTNPPKNVRDAFETHPKMKKFADVKSEDMAISTRIVSRQATERIFRAAFDYAKKFGYKNVTVCEKPNVLRETSGMYLKIARQIAKEYPGIDLWDTNIDAQMMWLTKNPEDYGVLVAENMFGDIISDGFAGLVGGLGFACSANIGDEVAVFEPTHGSAPKYENLAPSIVNPIAMILSACMMLDHIGESEKAGKIRNAIAKVIEEGKVRTYDMMKIRGGSKAIEQGAATTQQMTDAIISEL, encoded by the coding sequence ATGAGAAAAATAGTTTCACTTCCCGGAGATGGTATTGGAAAAGTAGTTTTACCCGAAGCAATTAGAGTTCTTGATGCAGCAGGATTTCAAGCTGAATACGTTCACGGAGATATTGGTTGGGAATTTTGGTGTAAAGAAGGTAACGCACTTCCGGATCGTACTATTAAATTATTAGAAGAACACAAAATAGGATTATTCGGCGCAATAACTAGTAAACCTAAAGATGATGCAGTAAATGAACTTTCCCCGGATTTAAAAAACAAAGGTTACGTTTACTTCTCTCCTATTGTTGGATTAAGACAGCATTTTAATTTAGATATATGTATTAGACCATGTAAAGCTTTCAAAGGCAATCCGCTTAATTTTATTAGAAAAGATGCTAAAGGTGGATTCGAAGAACCGGCAGTAGATTCTGTAATTTTCCGTCAGAATACTGAAGGAATGTACGGAGGAATTGAATGGACAAATCCGCCAAAGAATGTACGAGATGCATTCGAGACACATCCAAAGATGAAAAAATTTGCTGATGTAAAAAGTGAAGATATGGCAATCTCAACTCGAATTGTATCTAGACAAGCAACCGAGAGAATTTTTAGAGCGGCTTTTGATTATGCTAAAAAATTCGGTTACAAAAATGTTACTGTATGTGAAAAACCAAACGTGCTCCGGGAAACTTCTGGTATGTATCTAAAGATCGCCAGACAAATTGCAAAAGAATATCCGGGCATTGATTTATGGGATACCAACATTGACGCTCAAATGATGTGGTTGACCAAAAATCCGGAAGATTATGGCGTTTTAGTTGCAGAAAACATGTTTGGCGATATAATTAGCGATGGATTTGCCGGGCTTGTAGGCGGACTCGGATTCGCGTGCTCCGCTAATATTGGTGATGAAGTCGCGGTTTTTGAACCAACTCACGGTTCTGCTCCGAAATATGAGAACCTTGCTCCGTCTATTGTCAATCCGATCGCGATGATTTTAAGTGCTTGTATGATGTTAGATCATATTGGTGAATCAGAAAAAGCCGGTAAAATTAGAAATGCCATCGCAAAAGTAATCGAAGAAGGAAAAGTACGGACATATGATATGATGAAAATTCGCGGTGGTTCGAAAGCAATAGAACAAGGAGCTGCAACAACTCAGCAAATGACTGATGCAATAATTTCTGAATTGTGA
- a CDS encoding helix-hairpin-helix domain-containing protein, whose translation MIRYIILIFLFSINLFAQSDSTLTTDQIIQDLLEESSIDLEEDYLYDLLEELQDNPININTADINTLLTIPFLDLNSAQAILDFRERFGKFFHAREILAIETLDPNIARALQFFTTTEEVITKPLIDLSGLSGEFRSRFVRDLQDRQGFLNGNYAGDEFKSYQRAKIKFGNFNFAGLIEKDPGESKFNDFTSFSVSLNDYSYIKKLTAGDYLIEFGQGLIYWGPYSFGKGAEAVRTVSRSAKSIRDYTSTDENQFYRGAAGNFIYDNFDLTVFYSYNKRDANVDTSTGELTSLPISGYHRTQGERSRFHQSAERALGGILSVDLFNSLRIGFAYQNLEYDHPIRQTGLFNPYGKSFNFYSATYSFVYNNVRISGEAAYNEVSVASINSIEWILSNKLSFVTSIRNYPRNFYTFKGTGFGEGSNTSNEFGIYNGIKWRSNFGIINFYFDQFKFPYESFTSDYPSSGNEFLFDYQFRPATRTLLNLRVKREFKEVTQNIDGSPTSLDQYRTNVRINYDYYVLRNLRMRSRIEYVFFDQSIVETHEKGYLLFQDFRYDALDQLRFYGRIVLFETDSFNSRVYQFENDVRGVLNNPALIGKGIRWYLMIEYDLFDFARISAKYSELYKPDEVLLSSGNSQINNNLDNRLTFQLDIKF comes from the coding sequence ATGATTAGATATATAATCCTAATATTCTTGTTTTCTATTAATCTGTTTGCGCAATCGGATTCCACACTTACAACTGATCAAATCATTCAAGATTTGCTTGAAGAGTCCTCAATTGATTTAGAAGAAGATTACCTATATGACTTACTAGAGGAATTACAAGATAATCCGATTAATATTAATACTGCCGATATAAACACACTTCTGACAATACCTTTTTTGGACCTTAATTCCGCACAGGCAATCTTAGATTTTAGGGAAAGATTCGGAAAATTTTTTCATGCTCGCGAAATCTTAGCAATTGAGACTTTGGATCCTAATATCGCAAGAGCTTTACAATTCTTTACTACAACCGAAGAAGTTATTACAAAACCATTAATTGATTTAAGTGGATTATCTGGCGAATTCAGATCTCGTTTCGTTCGTGATCTTCAAGATAGACAAGGCTTTCTAAATGGGAATTACGCAGGTGATGAATTCAAAAGTTATCAAAGAGCAAAAATAAAATTTGGTAATTTTAATTTTGCCGGACTTATAGAAAAAGATCCCGGTGAATCAAAGTTTAACGACTTTACTTCGTTTTCAGTTTCCCTTAATGATTATAGTTACATCAAGAAATTAACCGCGGGTGATTACTTAATTGAATTTGGACAAGGATTAATTTATTGGGGACCATATTCATTCGGGAAAGGTGCCGAAGCCGTAAGAACAGTTTCACGATCTGCTAAAAGTATTCGAGATTATACCAGTACTGATGAAAATCAATTTTATCGCGGAGCCGCCGGAAATTTTATCTATGACAATTTCGACCTAACAGTTTTTTATTCTTACAACAAAAGAGATGCAAATGTTGATACATCTACCGGTGAATTAACATCTTTGCCGATTTCCGGATATCATCGAACACAGGGTGAGAGAAGCAGATTTCATCAATCCGCTGAACGCGCACTTGGCGGAATATTATCCGTTGATTTATTCAACTCATTAAGAATTGGTTTTGCTTATCAAAATTTAGAATATGATCATCCTATCCGCCAAACCGGGTTATTTAATCCTTATGGAAAATCTTTTAATTTCTATTCGGCTACTTACTCATTTGTTTATAACAATGTAAGAATTAGTGGTGAAGCCGCATACAATGAAGTTTCGGTTGCATCTATAAATAGTATCGAATGGATCCTTTCAAATAAACTTTCATTTGTAACGTCTATTAGAAATTATCCGCGTAACTTTTACACTTTTAAAGGAACCGGATTTGGTGAAGGATCAAATACATCTAATGAATTCGGAATTTATAACGGAATAAAATGGAGATCGAATTTCGGAATTATTAATTTTTATTTTGATCAATTCAAATTTCCTTATGAATCTTTCACTTCTGATTATCCATCTTCCGGGAATGAATTTTTATTTGATTATCAATTTAGACCCGCAACAAGAACTTTGCTAAATCTTAGAGTAAAAAGAGAATTTAAAGAAGTCACTCAAAACATTGACGGTTCGCCTACTTCACTTGATCAGTATAGAACAAATGTTCGAATCAATTATGATTATTATGTTTTGAGAAATTTAAGAATGAGATCAAGAATAGAATATGTTTTCTTTGATCAATCAATTGTTGAAACTCACGAGAAAGGATATCTACTTTTCCAAGATTTCCGGTATGATGCATTAGATCAATTACGATTCTACGGTAGAATAGTTTTGTTTGAAACCGATTCCTTTAATTCGCGAGTTTATCAGTTTGAAAATGATGTCCGAGGTGTACTCAACAATCCCGCCTTAATCGGAAAAGGAATACGCTGGTATTTAATGATAGAATATGATTTGTTCGATTTTGCTCGAATTTCAGCTAAATATTCCGAACTTTACAAGCCCGATGAAGTTCTCTTGAGCAGCGGAAACAGTCAAATAAATAATAATTTAGATAACCGCCTCACTTTTCAACTCGATATAAAATTCTAA
- a CDS encoding DUF4835 family protein, producing the protein MRKIIFLFLFLPVVIFSAELKAKVAVNYEQLPNSAKERLVDFQYAVENYLNNTRFTELDWEGDPIACSFNIFFIANSGETRYSAQVVINSQRPIYMSTKNSLMLNVMDKEWNFEYEKNQTLRFNLVNFDPLTSFLDFYAYLIIGYDMDSYNPLGGSSFFERAYDITLLGASSPFSKGWALESSSYNKRALLDEIQNANYNQFRKDYYDYHYNGLDLFKENKPIAQKNIVKLIDNLYKVIDKMARNSVILKVFFDAKVGEIVDYLQGYNEAIFKKLMKIDPGNITKYEKAMQS; encoded by the coding sequence ATGAGAAAAATTATTTTTTTGTTTCTCTTTTTGCCTGTTGTGATTTTTTCGGCTGAGTTAAAGGCAAAAGTAGCCGTGAACTATGAACAACTTCCGAATTCGGCAAAAGAAAGATTAGTCGATTTTCAATATGCGGTTGAAAATTATTTAAACAACACGAGATTTACGGAATTGGATTGGGAAGGTGATCCAATCGCTTGTTCGTTTAATATTTTCTTTATTGCAAATTCAGGCGAAACCCGCTATAGTGCTCAAGTCGTTATTAATAGCCAAAGACCAATTTATATGAGCACGAAAAATTCTTTGATGCTGAACGTGATGGATAAGGAATGGAATTTTGAGTACGAGAAAAATCAAACTCTCCGTTTTAACTTAGTTAATTTTGATCCCCTTACGAGTTTTCTAGATTTTTATGCTTATCTAATTATTGGATATGATATGGATTCCTATAACCCGCTTGGCGGTTCCAGTTTTTTTGAAAGAGCTTATGATATTACTTTATTAGGAGCAAGTAGCCCTTTTAGTAAAGGCTGGGCTTTGGAAAGCAGTTCTTATAATAAACGTGCCCTGTTGGATGAAATCCAAAATGCCAATTATAATCAGTTTAGAAAAGATTATTACGATTATCATTATAACGGCTTGGATTTATTTAAGGAAAATAAACCTATTGCACAAAAGAATATTGTAAAGCTTATTGATAATCTTTACAAAGTAATAGACAAGATGGCTCGAAACAGCGTTATATTAAAAGTCTTTTTTGATGCAAAGGTTGGTGAAATTGTTGACTATCTTCAAGGATATAATGAAGCAATTTTTAAGAAATTAATGAAAATTGATCCGGGTAATATTACCAAATACGAAAAAGCAATGCAGAGTTAA
- a CDS encoding peptidylprolyl isomerase, with translation MRVIALFLICFTFLSAQYRNNDDDLVKTTFLREFDKSIIENYFQSGELDKVNAALLSIAHSQDTSFIKNILLLDFNQHPKQITFALSELGPSKLSANYLFEQIETGTQFTAEIFDAIGKVGDKNDLLKCISLYKENKIFGFPFAIYNFHLRGIKDESEEDVKLLLDNLKTENDESDLFQNLFTLYRVASDKVNPEKLEFVLQKEFKSETRLYALGILRKSSSFPYSFDLAQKLINDSDWSIRCEAARTLCYYDYQSPSEIFSYLNLLFDQNPNVSLTAAQSIQNIKFSDENLLRSVNEFLTNLLIDPNLSENTRGEIFLFLETFHKETEIEFYEKYSKMVSPIFNYRYLANVSNYNFAFTELRKLYSNADDYNKFFIYSNLVNHFDSLKHNDKFINFVLDQYSSDQPLIITLNNYSIDSSFAISNSEKLREKISGLVSTKLEDSSFNQAISSSFNVTNNFDTLFTREIISAISSSSNHELKYDLRDELTFIPEVREERIKLFDKLFSYAFEYSEALIVTNKGNFTIKFLPEVAPISVGNFIYLSKNNFYDNVIFHRVVPNFVIQIGDPTGTGWSGPSHTIVSEFSHIPFDTYYIGMASSGKDTEGSQWFVMQNNYPHLNTHYTNFGKVINGFEVIKNIDQYDVVKKIELIK, from the coding sequence ATGAGAGTGATTGCGCTTTTTTTAATTTGTTTTACTTTCTTATCCGCGCAATATAGAAATAATGATGATGATCTAGTTAAAACAACTTTCTTAAGAGAATTCGATAAAAGCATTATCGAAAATTATTTTCAATCCGGCGAATTAGATAAAGTTAACGCAGCATTGCTCTCCATCGCACATTCGCAAGATACTTCATTTATTAAAAATATTTTGCTATTAGATTTTAATCAGCACCCAAAACAAATAACATTTGCACTCAGTGAACTCGGTCCTTCAAAATTGTCTGCTAATTATTTATTTGAGCAAATAGAAACCGGAACTCAGTTTACTGCTGAAATTTTCGATGCGATTGGTAAGGTCGGTGATAAAAATGATTTACTAAAATGCATTTCACTTTATAAAGAAAATAAAATTTTCGGATTCCCGTTTGCAATTTATAATTTTCATCTAAGAGGAATTAAAGACGAAAGCGAAGAAGATGTAAAATTATTACTCGATAACTTGAAAACAGAAAATGATGAATCAGATTTATTCCAAAATTTGTTCACACTTTACCGTGTTGCGTCGGATAAAGTTAATCCGGAAAAATTAGAGTTTGTTTTACAGAAAGAATTTAAGTCCGAAACAAGACTTTATGCTTTGGGAATTTTAAGAAAGAGTTCTTCTTTCCCCTATTCATTTGATTTAGCTCAAAAACTAATAAACGATTCTGATTGGTCGATAAGATGTGAAGCTGCAAGAACTCTATGTTATTATGATTACCAATCGCCTAGTGAAATTTTTTCATACTTAAATTTATTGTTTGATCAAAATCCGAATGTTTCATTAACCGCGGCGCAGTCAATTCAGAACATCAAATTTAGCGATGAAAATTTATTACGAAGTGTAAATGAATTTCTCACTAATTTATTGATCGATCCAAACTTAAGCGAAAATACTCGTGGTGAAATATTTTTATTCTTAGAAACTTTTCATAAAGAAACAGAAATTGAATTCTATGAAAAATATTCAAAAATGGTTTCACCAATATTTAATTATCGTTATCTAGCAAACGTTTCAAATTATAATTTTGCCTTTACCGAATTGAGAAAATTATATAGCAATGCTGATGACTATAACAAATTCTTTATTTATTCAAATCTGGTGAACCATTTCGATTCACTAAAGCATAATGATAAATTCATAAACTTTGTGTTAGATCAATATTCATCCGATCAACCGTTAATTATTACTTTAAATAATTATTCAATTGATTCATCGTTTGCGATTTCCAATTCCGAAAAGTTACGTGAGAAAATCAGTGGGTTAGTTTCTACTAAATTGGAAGATAGTTCATTTAACCAAGCGATTTCTTCATCGTTTAATGTGACTAATAATTTCGATACACTTTTTACTAGAGAAATAATATCTGCGATTTCATCATCAAGTAATCACGAATTAAAATATGATTTAAGAGATGAACTAACTTTCATTCCGGAGGTTAGAGAAGAAAGAATAAAATTGTTCGATAAATTATTTAGCTATGCTTTCGAATATTCCGAAGCTCTGATAGTAACAAACAAAGGTAATTTCACGATTAAATTTCTTCCGGAAGTCGCACCGATTTCAGTCGGTAACTTTATCTACTTATCTAAAAATAATTTTTACGATAATGTAATTTTTCACAGAGTTGTTCCAAATTTTGTAATTCAGATCGGTGATCCAACCGGAACCGGGTGGAGTGGTCCATCGCATACAATTGTCTCTGAATTTTCACATATACCGTTTGATACTTATTATATAGGAATGGCAAGTTCGGGAAAAGATACCGAAGGTTCACAATGGTTTGTGATGCAGAATAATTATCCACACCTCAATACGCATTATACAAATTTCGGAAAAGTTATAAATGGATTTGAGGTGATTAAGAATATTGATCAATATGATGTAGTAAAAAAAATAGAGCTAATAAAATAA
- a CDS encoding pyridoxal phosphate-dependent aminotransferase family protein, which produces MDLFQKCYDFTRADDIKASGMYPYFRAIEENEGPVVQIEGKKIVMAGSNNYLGLTADPRVKEAAQKALEKYGTGCSGSRYLTGTLDLHIELEEKMAKFFGKEAVLLFSTGYQTAQGIIPTLVQRGEVVISDKDNHACIVAGNLMARGATADLLRYKHNDMNDLERVLAKLSKDQAKLIVSDGVFSTGGEIVNLPRLVELAKVNNARILIDDAHSVGVIGKGGRGTASEFDLVDQVDLTMGTFSKTFASLGGFVAGDAKVIDYIKHHAAALIFSASPTPASVAAAMAALKILEQEPERVDQLIRNANKVRTELKAAGFTVIEGRTGIVPVIVGDDLLAFKMWRMLYDSGVFVNVFISPGVPQGRQMMRTSYMSTHEDEHLDFIVETFKKVGKELGLIG; this is translated from the coding sequence TTGGATCTATTTCAAAAGTGCTACGATTTTACTAGAGCAGACGATATTAAAGCATCAGGCATGTATCCTTATTTCAGAGCAATTGAAGAAAATGAAGGACCTGTTGTACAAATTGAAGGTAAAAAAATTGTGATGGCGGGATCAAACAATTATCTTGGTCTTACAGCCGATCCTCGTGTTAAAGAAGCTGCACAAAAAGCTTTGGAAAAATACGGAACCGGGTGTTCGGGTTCTCGTTATCTAACCGGCACACTCGATCTTCATATCGAACTTGAAGAAAAAATGGCAAAGTTTTTTGGTAAAGAAGCAGTATTATTATTCAGTACCGGATACCAAACCGCACAAGGAATTATTCCGACTCTAGTTCAGAGAGGTGAAGTAGTAATTTCTGATAAAGATAACCATGCATGTATAGTTGCCGGAAATTTAATGGCTCGCGGAGCAACTGCGGATCTGCTTCGTTATAAACATAACGATATGAATGATCTCGAAAGAGTTCTTGCTAAACTAAGTAAAGATCAAGCTAAATTAATTGTTAGCGATGGTGTATTTAGTACCGGCGGTGAAATTGTAAATCTTCCCCGTTTAGTTGAACTAGCTAAAGTAAACAATGCAAGAATTTTAATCGACGATGCGCATTCAGTTGGTGTGATTGGGAAAGGCGGAAGAGGAACTGCCAGTGAATTTGATTTAGTTGATCAGGTAGATTTAACGATGGGTACATTTAGTAAGACATTTGCTTCTCTTGGTGGATTTGTTGCCGGTGATGCGAAAGTTATTGATTATATAAAACATCATGCTGCAGCATTAATATTTTCTGCTTCTCCAACTCCCGCATCTGTTGCAGCTGCTATGGCTGCGTTGAAAATACTTGAACAAGAACCTGAAAGAGTTGATCAATTAATAAGAAATGCAAACAAAGTAAGAACAGAATTAAAGGCAGCCGGATTTACGGTTATTGAAGGAAGAACAGGCATCGTTCCGGTTATTGTTGGTGATGATCTTTTGGCTTTCAAAATGTGGCGAATGCTCTATGACAGCGGAGTTTTTGTAAATGTATTTATTTCTCCGGGTGTTCCACAAGGCAGACAAATGATGAGAACCAGTTACATGTCGACTCATGAAGATGAACATCTAGATTTTATTGTTGAAACTTTCAAAAAAGTAGGTAAAGAATTGGGGTTAATCGGCTAA